Proteins encoded by one window of Girardinichthys multiradiatus isolate DD_20200921_A chromosome 14, DD_fGirMul_XY1, whole genome shotgun sequence:
- the ndrg2 gene encoding protein NDRG2 — MTSEMQEIAITEEKPLLTGQADAAKDVAELAARILLDQGQEHSVETPHGVLRVTLHGTRTTRRPAILTFHDVGLDSKSCFSSLFKFEEMQEIVKNFTLIHIDAPGQEEGASAYPPGYQYPSMETIAEMIPAVLQFFNFRTVIGVGVGVGAYILSKFTLANPDSVEGLVLINIDTNARGWMDWAAHKLSSVTSSLTEQILSHLFSQEELSSNTDLVQSHRERISKAPNLANMELLWKTYNGRRDLNLDRNYTFKCPVMLVVGDQAPYEDAAVECNSKMDPTSTSFLKMADAGGLPQITQPAKLTEAFKYFIQGMGYMASSCMTRLSRSRTTSLSSSYSMDGSRSRSRTLSQGSQGGQMPPSPSQTMEVSC; from the exons ATGACATCCGAGATGCAGGAAATCGCCATCACAGAGGAAAAGCCTTTACTCACGGGTCAGGCTGATGCTGCAAAG GACGTTGCTGAACTGGCTGCAAGGATACTCCTGGACCAAGGACAG GAGCACAGCGTTGAAACCCCGCACGGCGTTCTACGCGTGACCCTCCACGGAACTCGGACCACCCGCAGGCCCGCCATCCTGACCTTCCACGACGTGGGTCTGGACA GTAAGAGCTGCTTCTCTTCTCTGTTTAAATTCGAGGAGATGCAGGAGATCGTCAAGAATTTCACCCTGATTCATATCGATGCTCCGGGACAAGAGGAGGGGGCCTCTGCCTACCCTCCAGG TTACCAGTATCCCTCCATGGAGACCATCGCAGAGATGATCCCTGCTGTGCTGCAGTTTTTTAA CTTCCGTACCGTCATTGGAGTGGGGGTGGGCGTAGGAGCATACATCCTCTCCAAGTTCACA CTTGCAAATCCAGATTCAGTGGAGGGTCTGGTCCTGATTAACATCGACACTAACGCTCGAGGATGGATGGACTGGGCCGCTCACAAG CTGAGTTCTGTGACTTCCTCCCTCACAGAGCAGATCCTGTCTCACCTTTTCAGTCAG GAGGAGCTGTCATCAAACACAGACTTGGTGCAGTCTCACAGAGAGCGTATCTCCAAAGCACCTAATCTGGCCAACATGGAGCTCCTCTGGAAGACGTACAACGG CCGTAGGGATCTGAACCTGGACCGCAACTACACCTTCAA GTGTCCAGTGATGTTGGTGGTGGGCGATCAAGCTCCGTACGAAGATGCTGCT GTGGAGTGCAACAGCAAGATGGATCCGACATCAACTTCCTTCCTGAAG ATGGCTGATGCAGGCGGCCTCCCTCAGATCACTCAG CCCGCTAAACTCACCGAGGCTTTCAaatatttcatccagggcatgGGCTACA TGGCTTCCTCTTGCATGACCCGCCTGTCCCGCTCCCGCACcacctccctctcctcctcctaCTCCATGGACGGCTCCCGCTCTCGCTCACGCACCCTGTCCCAGGGCTCGCAGGGGGGCCAGATGCCGCCTAGTCCCTCCCAAACCATGGAGGTGTCCTGCTGA